AGTGTTTTTCCTCGAAGAGTCGGTCTCCAATGGCCTGGACGTTTGCGGTGTTTGTGCCGCTGAGGAAAGTGTCCATTTCTTCGAGTCGGTCGGTTTTCGCGTAGGCGTAGACGAGCTCGGAGTCGATCACTTGGTCCTTCACAGTGATTTTCTTGCGCGCCATGAGGAGGTAATCGACAAGGGCGTCGTAAGCGtccgccgcagcggctgcgtcCACGACTTCCTTGTACATGTCACCGTTTCCGGCCTTCAAGAAGCTTTCAATGGCGTCTCGGACTCTCTGGTTCTTCAGCTGAGCTCGGCCCAGCTTATTCCAAACTTCCACTTCGTTGCAACGCTGCGCAAACTCGACCGCGCGCTCCAGatccgcctcgccgccctcctcgGCAGACTTCAACAATGTATCAGCAGCCTCTCCAAACAACCCAAACTTCTTGTAAATCGTGaacgcctcctctcgcaAACCGTAGTCCATCGCCACCTACACacccagagaaaagacgcgccACATGGAGTTCCACACACGGGAtaggaaagaaaaaactcACGCTTCTACATGTTATttacacacacgcagagagagacagagacgaaaacggaaagagagacataAAGATCCGCAGGTAGAAATGGTTATGTAGCGGCAGCCTCTTTCGTGAAAGACCAATGCATCGGCAACAAAACCTTCCACCGATTTACacagcatatatatacacgtatgtGCATAGAGACctatattcatatatatatatatataagcgTTTGGTGATCTGCGGCATGTCTGTTTCGGGTACCTGCGCGACAGCGGCGCCGTCGTAGTTTTGGAGTCGGTTCACGTAGTCGATGATGCGGCTGCTGTCCGCTTTCATTGCAGTCAGGATGAGCAAGTTTTGGAGGTTTTTGTTGTTGCTGAAGTCGCTGTTGTGGAGCACGATCTTCTCGAGGAGTTCAATCAACTCGTGCGGCAGCTGTGCGTTGATGAAGGCATTCACCGCCGCCGAGACTTCGTCAGCAGAAGACGACTCTGGAAGCGCGGACGACACCACCTGATCGATCGCTTGGCGCCGGTGAGGATTTTCTTCGCGCAGCACGTAGGCCCAGAGCTCCGGCGCTTGACGCTCCACAAGGTATCTGGAAAAcgtgaggaagaaaagagacaagaaaccaCACGCGAGATctagaaaagaaacagagccACCATCTCTCGATGCAATGCACACCCCAAATCCATTCCTCAGCAGCGTCCTACCGTCCTTCCTCAAATGCGCACGCTTCTCACTTCGATTTTGTCTCTTCGtactctcctttctctctcccttcttcacctctcttctgtctctcccttcttcacctcccttctctctcttctcctttcttctctctcttttcttctcctttcttctctctcctctctgctttgtctcttcttctctctcccttctcttttccctcttctcctctcctttcttctctgctttaCCTGGCCTGAAGTCTGAAGAGTCCGTTCTTGTTGGTGAGATCGACGAGTTGCTCATCGCATGCGCCCCACGCCCGTTTGTAGGCGGTGAACGCCAAGTGAGggtccctttcttcgcagtACTTCCCGACCACCAGAGAGTCATAATACGCGTTCGTCTTCAAGAAgttctctgcatctctaAAACGCGAAAACACGCGCACATCCCGCCTACCTCCTTGGTGTCAAGGAAATTACGCATTCAGTCAGATCCGTCCACACATATagacacatatatatacatgaaaATATATCCCCTCCACACCAGCATATCTCCTAATTCATACATACACGAAACGCTTGCACATCTACAGGCTTTATCTACACACACGTAAccacacatacacgcacacacagacatatCTGTATACTTAAAAAAATACATCGTGTGTTTGGCGCACGTGTACCTGTTTGTGTCAATGTAGATCTTTGCGAGAGCGTTGTGGACCGCGGGTTCTTGGTTGCCTTCCGCGACGCGCGCTTCGAGCCATTgaagcaggagacgcaggcgattTCTCTTCTCGAATTCGTCGACTAGCTGCTGCGCCGAGCAGCCGCCGCGAACGCTCTGGAGAAGATTCTTGATGAAGTCCTCAGCTGCGTCTTGGTCAATCAGAGTCCCGATGACCAGAGGCGCGTTCGCGGAGTTGACGCGAGACACGTACACCTCGATGTACTTGAGCAGAGAGTTCTTGAACAGATACTCCGCCAACTCCGTCACGTACCCGTGCAAATCGCACACGTATATCAGCGGTCGAGGGTCCGGAAGCTTCGCTTGCTGGAAAGGcgacaagaaggaaaaggagcacAGCATcaagcgaaaaggagaagagcaaACCGAAAACACATGGAAAGCGCCGGAAGAAAACTAGTGTCTCACGGGGAGAGTAGCTGCCAGTAAAGTGTTCGGTGTTCATACAGGCTGTTCCACAACCGCCCATCTTCAGAGAAAATCTCCAACCTACCATACGCGCATTCAATCCATGTCCATGCATACTCACATGCAAATACGCGTACGTCCACGTACCTCCACATgtgcatttatatatatatatatatatgtatatatatgtatatatatgtatatgtatctgtTTATCCACACCCtcgcctgtgtgtgtgtatttaAACCTCtcctcatatatatatatatatatatgaattgCTGAGTGCGTGTATTTTAGTTGTCGCGGTTGGTTAAACAGTCTGCTTTACCTTGAGGAATTCTTTGACTCTCTGTGGTTCGTAGCATTTgctttctctgcagacgcGTTCGACTTCTTGAGTGTGGTTCAGTTTGGCTGCCGCTTCGATGTACTTGAAGTGGACTTCGGGGTCggtggagaacgcgaggatGGAGCCGAGGAAGTAGAAGATTCCCTCGAAGCTGCTGAATTTTTCAAACATTTCGACGAGTTTCGTCGTGCCGATTTGGCCGTGGAACTTGATGGCGACGGCGACAACCGCCTGGAGGTTCTGCGACGAGCTCCGGAGCATGTCTGTGAGGATTTCGAGGCTCGCCTCCGGCGGCAAGTTCCCAAAGAACTGCTGCGTGAATTCCTGACTGATCTTCCCGCCCGACTGCAGCATGACGCGCTTGATGTCCGCGATGTCCGTGTAGAATTCGAGCGCGCGTTGCGAGAGACCTGCCTTCTCGCAGAGCGCCGCGACTTTCGCGCGGTCAAAGTGCGTGAGCATGTCCATCTGGAAGATCGTTTCCGCGACCTGCGGCGAATGGAGCAGATTCACTTCCAGAAGGCGCGTCTGAAGAGGGCCCTGCTCCGGTTTATTGCTCTTCAGATAGTCCAGAAGCAGCGAGGTGAACTCCTGGAACTTGCGCTGCTGCAGCAACACATCGATCACTTGGTTCACGTCGGCGAGCGGCGGCTCGGCGGACAGAAGCTGCTGCGCAAACTTGACGGCGTTCTCAGGATGGACGTTCACCAGGTTCCGCAGGAGCACAGAGTAGTCTGCCTCGAACTTGGTCTCCTTCGCGAACGCAATGATCTCGTCGAACTTCCCCAACTCTGTCAGCGCCTGCAGCACCTTCGcgcccgccttcgcctcccgaTACACCCGCACCGCCAGCTGTACGTCCAGCGTGCGCACCACGTCCCCGAGCTCTTCGGTGCACTCCAGCTTCCCCTCGTTCAGCCACTTCTCTACAAAGTCCTTGCGACCTTGCACGGCGACCGGGCGCACGAGCTCCAGGCTCTCCACTGCGTTCAGAGTCCCGTAGTCCAACAGCGTCGAGAAATAGACCAAAATCGCGGAAGTCTGCCCCGGCTGCGTCGGCACAGACTTGAACTGCTGAATCACCTGCGCCGTGCGAAGCATCCCGCTCTTGAGCGTCGCCGCTatccgcgccgccgccttgTAGTTCCCCGACGCAAAGTGCTGATTAAACTCCTGGACGACACAGGGAAAAGAACCACGGCGTGgagccgaagaaaaaaagcaaagcGTGAGAGAGGaccgcgcgagaaaaacataGTAAGAGCCGTGAAAAAGCGCGAAACggccgagaaaaaacggggaaacgaGCGGAACGCTCCACAGCAAAAGCGATGGCAAAAAGGTGCGCACCCGTCCAAAGAGATACAGTTCAAGAACAAGAATGCAACTCGAATCTGCCGCTCGCCGTCAATCGAAACAAGGACACACGAAAACAgcgaggcacacacacacatacttatatatatacatacacaatacatatatatatatatatatatacgcacatgcatatgtatgtatgtatgtatgtatgtatgtatgtatgtatgtatgtttgtatgtatgtatggaCGTTTGTGTTTTGCCTTACCTGCATCAGTGTTTCTTCAGCTCCAGGGAGACCGTATCTTTTTGCGAGGCTGGTTGCCACTTGTTGTCGGTTCGGGACGTACACGAGGGCTTGTGTGATGTACGGGATGAGCGTTTGGAGGTTGATgttgcagagacagacgagtCCGCGCTTGTTCACTGTCAGAATGCCGCCGGTTTGCGGGGAGTctgtggcgaggaagacggcgtcCTGCAGAATGCGGTGGctgcgaaaaggaaagcagagctcgaaacgcgcgagaatGGGGAAAACTCCGGTCTCCTCCGCGACTCGCGTCGGGCTTTTAGACCCGGAAGAGCGGAATCACCCGAAAGACGACAGCGCAGAGCCGCGCTTTCCTCAGGCCGAGTGACACGGCCTCTCCGGGGAGAGCGGCGTTGCCTGGGGTCGGTGAAAGACTAGACGCGTCGCAAACTcccagaaaagaaaacgcaccGGAAGAGCTCCGTTCCAGTCAGGGCGTCGAGGAGCATCAAGTAACCGCCCTTTGTGACGATGTAAACGACGCCGAATTTCTGGCTGATGTGGATCGACAGCGGGAAGTCCGTCGGAGCGTCTGCCGGCATCTGCAGGTCGACCGCAACTGcgcacgaagaaggaaaaggaaaaagaagtcCAAAGCGGCAATGCGTCTGCGGGGAAAAGACCTGAGAAAACGGCCACGCGAgagtgcgcatgcacttccAAACAGACCATCGAAACGTGGGTCTCCACTCCTTTGCCAACTGCCTCGTTTCCCACGTCTCTTCCCCAGTTCGTAGTCCCGAGAAACAGCATTGGCAACCATACCCGATTCCCCCTAggtcctcttctctccacaaaccgaagcgtctgtctcctcccttttgTCTGTCTTCTCGACCCGTCGGccctttcctcgtcctctctgtgcgtgGTTCGCCTACGTCTCAGCGGGGTCTGTCCGCCCTCCCTAGAGGAGTAGATGTCGCGGATGTGCAGTTTGAATTCGGGCGatccgcgcttcttctcagTGAAGCAAATGACCGGCTGCGGTCCGACAGCCTCGTCCATGACGATGTTGTTGAAGCACGCGGCGTGGCCCTCGAGCTGTTGTTGTTTCTTCAACTCCATCGAGTACAACTGCATGCTGCCGTCGATCGTCTTGCCCCCGTCCTGAACGCCAAAGAGACCAGCTGCGATGGAGATGGGCCAGGGCGAAAGACAATCCGCGGAGACTCGCACCGTTCCCCGTTCGAAACCTCCCAAACTCCAAAGGATCCAGGTGACCGTCCTGTACCGcacctcttttctctcccctcccgcCCCCGCAAAAGAcggtctctgtgtctctggacAGCTGCTTCTCAAcgcctgccttcgccttGCCTTCCCCGTGTGcgcccctcctctctcttcgtccctcccCTGGCCTTCCTTCgagtttctttccctccaaAAGAAGCATGCTGAGTCCACACAAGAGTTCCGGCCTCTTCCTGCAACCCTGCCCTCCTTTCCACAAACATACTTCTACGAGATTCCCTTTCTCCAACTCGCTGGGGCGTCTGTCTGTTCCGCCCGATCTATCTGTACTTGttttttttcctcgttctctgtctctccctccgtcgCATGATCTCTCCCCCTGTatccttctccccctctcttcctttttccctccggttctctttctttctcccccactctcttctctctctctttgcgttGTTTCTGTGCGCACTTGAGTGGAGATGCCGGTGAGGATGCACCACTTGAGGTCTTTGTCGACCGCGTAGGAGATGATCTGGACGGCGTCGGCGAGTCTGCCTTCGCGGCTGCAGATTTTCACGGGCTCGGCACTGGTCTCCGTGTTGTTCTCGCCGACAGTCCAGTGGAAAACTGTGCGGTCAGTAATGAGGGCGAGGAGGTTCGGTCCGACCCACCGCCAGTACACCACGGGTTCGCTCATCTGCGCGGTGCCCagacgcgccttcgtctcgagGTTCAAAACCTGAATCATGTGCCCAGCCGAACCTTCCGTCTTGGCGCGTAGGGCGACGATCTTCTCGCTGGGGTGCAtcagcgccgcctcggcctgcGTTGGCTTCTTCGTGAAGGAAAAGGCCGGCaaggagggcgagacacGACCCTCCTGGACCTCGCGCACGGCCAGCGAGAAAATGTACAGCTCATTCGACTCGGTGTCCTTCACCACCAAGTTCTTGTCGCCGTGCATCGCCACATTCCCGAAGCGAAAGGAACTCGCGCTCACACCCTGGTCGGCCAGCTGAAACGAGG
The sequence above is a segment of the Neospora caninum Liverpool complete genome, chromosome IX genome. Coding sequences within it:
- a CDS encoding cDNA FLJ58099, highly similar to Homo sapiens clathrin, heavy polypeptide-like 1 (CLTCL1), transcript variant 1, mRNA, related, which gives rise to MAQQFPIQLHSVVNLADQGVSASSFRFGNVAMHGDKNLVVKDTESNELYIFSLAVREVQEGRVSPSLPAFSFTKKPTQAEAALMHPSEKIVALRAKTEGSAGHMIQVLNLETKARLGTAQMSEPVVYWRWVGPNLLALITDRTVFHWTVGENNTETSAEPVKICSREGRLADAVQIISYAVDKDLKWCILTGISTQDGGKTIDGSMQLYSMELKKQQQLEGHAACFNNIVMDEAVGPQPVICFTEKKRGSPEFKLHIRDIYSSREGGQTPLRLAVDLQMPADAPTDFPLSIHISQKFGVVYIVTKGGYLMLLDALTGTELFRHRILQDAVFLATDSPQTGGILTVNKRGLVCLCNINLQTLIPYITQALVYVPNRQQVATSLAKRYGLPGAEETLMQEFNQHFASGNYKAAARIAATLKSGMLRTAQVIQQFKSVPTQPGQTSAILVYFSTLLDYGTLNAVESLELVRPVAVQGRKDFVEKWLNEGKLECTEELGDVVRTLDVQLAVRVYREAKAGAKVLQALTELGKFDEIIAFAKETKFEADYSVLLRNLVNVHPENAVKFAQQLLSAEPPLADVNQVIDVLLQQRKFQEFTSLLLDYLKSNKPEQGPLQTRLLEVNLLHSPQVAETIFQMDMLTHFDRAKVAALCEKAGLSQRALEFYTDIADIKRVMLQSGGKISQEFTQQFFGNLPPEASLEILTDMLRSSSQNLQAVVAVAIKFHGQIGTTKLVEMFEKFSSFEGIFYFLGSILAFSTDPEVHFKYIEAAAKLNHTQEVERVCRESKCYEPQRVKEFLKQAKLPDPRPLIYVCDLHGYVTELAEYLFKNSLLKYIEVYVSRVNSANAPLVIGTLIDQDAAEDFIKNLLQSVRGGCSAQQLVDEFEKRNRLRLLLQWLEARVAEGNQEPAVHNALAKIYIDTNRDAENFLKTNAYYDSLVVGKYCEERDPHLAFTAYKRAWGACDEQLVDLTNKNGLFRLQARYLVERQAPELWAYVLREENPHRRQAIDQVVSSALPESSSADEVSAAVNAFINAQLPHELIELLEKIVLHNSDFSNNKNLQNLLILTAMKADSSRIIDYVNRLQNYDGAAVAQVAMDYGLREEAFTIYKKFGLFGEAADTLLKSAEEGGEADLERAVEFAQRCNEVEVWNKLGRAQLKNQRVRDAIESFLKAGNGDMYKEVVDAAAAADAYDALVDYLLMARKKITVKDQVIDSELVYAYAKTDRLEEMDTFLSGTNTANVQAIGDRLFEEKHYKAAKLLYASLPNYSKLASCFVCLEDFAASVDAARKAKNPKTWKEVAFAALSKGEIKFAHTAALSLIVHPDHLDSLIERYEQLCLFKELIELLEQGLQGERTHVGLYTELGVLYATYDSSKLMDYIRQHSGRMNIPRLIRACERQNLWKEAVYLHMNYDEYEQAANCLIMHPAAWTHELFVQILQKVSNSDLFYRAISFYLEYHPLQLCLLLKSLEKKLDHSRVVQHVRKAGHLAVVEKYLHDTQHLNITAVNEAVNELLVEGEDVDGLRESILEYDNFDQLALAQTLENHPRVEMRRLSALLFKKNRKFKQAIELSKRDRQYQDAIDAARDSGNSQLVGDLLRFFLSDLEDPAGFAACLYACYPLVKPDVALELAWRHKCMDYCMPFLIQVVREVTTRVDALDKKEETREKEEEKQKSAPNDYVPDYNMPPTGTMLPGMGGLALMPPSYTPQANAFPPMGASAGMMGSAPPANLGQPFAPF